One Candidatus Thermodiscus eudorianus DNA segment encodes these proteins:
- a CDS encoding chloride channel protein produces the protein MPRRPQPRILDRARRRVILIYLLSAVIGVIAGLGAVVFRWMISLNKAVFFDLLGSGLTNLTGSRYVLLVLPALGGLIVGPLTEMVAPETRGHGVPEVMEAVMLKGGRIRKRVALAKIVASSITIGSGGSAGREGPIAQIGAASASAIGQVFKLSRDNLRLLVTCGLAAGIAGTFNAPLGGALFGLEVLMRGVSAFNAIPVIFSSVIGATTASIFLGRHPAFRVVGLSYWDPREIPLYILLGLAFGLLAVAWVRLFYGFEEFFRKLSVPGYLKPALGGLGAGVLMVLFAGYGVGGVGYEGIDKALSGSIPLRLLLLLGVAKMLSTSLTIGSGGSGGVFAPSLYIGGMFGLSLGLVYQGLFPGLVRQPATYALAGMASLFAGAAQAPMTVIVMVPEMSEDYSLIAPFMASASMSYLVAWLLLRGSSIYTLKLERRGVRVRQPGVPQLIR, from the coding sequence TTGCCTAGGAGGCCGCAGCCGCGTATACTGGATAGGGCTAGGAGGCGAGTGATCCTAATCTACTTGCTGAGCGCTGTTATTGGCGTGATAGCTGGGCTCGGGGCCGTCGTCTTCAGGTGGATGATATCCCTGAACAAGGCGGTCTTCTTCGACCTGCTCGGCAGCGGCTTAACCAACCTAACCGGGTCCAGGTACGTCCTCCTGGTCCTACCCGCCTTGGGCGGCTTGATAGTAGGCCCCCTGACCGAGATGGTCGCCCCGGAGACCAGGGGCCATGGAGTCCCTGAGGTTATGGAGGCTGTCATGCTTAAGGGCGGGAGGATTAGGAAGAGGGTTGCCCTTGCCAAGATAGTGGCGTCTTCGATAACCATAGGCTCTGGCGGCAGTGCCGGGCGGGAGGGGCCTATAGCCCAGATAGGCGCTGCTTCCGCGTCGGCTATAGGCCAGGTCTTCAAGCTCTCGCGGGACAATCTGAGGCTCCTCGTGACGTGTGGCTTGGCAGCGGGCATAGCTGGGACCTTTAATGCGCCGTTGGGCGGTGCGTTGTTTGGGTTGGAGGTTTTGATGAGGGGTGTGTCCGCGTTTAACGCGATACCGGTGATATTTTCGAGCGTGATAGGTGCTACGACTGCTTCCATATTCCTGGGTAGGCATCCGGCCTTCAGGGTTGTGGGCTTGAGCTATTGGGATCCAAGGGAGATCCCCCTATACATACTGCTGGGCCTCGCCTTCGGCCTACTAGCGGTTGCATGGGTGAGGCTGTTCTATGGTTTCGAGGAGTTCTTCAGGAAGCTGAGCGTCCCTGGCTACCTCAAGCCGGCTCTAGGGGGCCTAGGGGCGGGGGTCCTCATGGTGTTATTCGCCGGGTACGGTGTCGGGGGTGTCGGCTATGAGGGCATTGATAAGGCCCTCTCCGGGTCTATCCCGTTGAGGCTCTTGTTATTGCTCGGCGTTGCCAAGATGCTCTCCACCTCGCTCACGATAGGGTCTGGGGGTAGCGGTGGCGTCTTTGCCCCGAGCCTGTATATAGGTGGCATGTTTGGGTTGTCTCTGGGCCTCGTCTACCAGGGCTTGTTTCCGGGCTTGGTTAGGCAGCCTGCGACCTATGCCTTGGCTGGTATGGCTTCCTTGTTTGCTGGGGCGGCTCAGGCTCCCATGACTGTTATAGTGATGGTTCCCGAGATGAGCGAGGATTATTCCTTGATCGCCCCCTTCATGGCCTCTGCTAGTATGAGCTATCTCGTGGCTTGGCTCTTGTTGAGGGGGTCTTCTATATACACGTTGAAGCTTGAGAGGAGGGGTGTTAGGGTTAGACAGCCTGGGGTCCCCCAGCTTATACGCTAG
- a CDS encoding type II toxin-antitoxin system VapC family toxin codes for MVLDSSVLVKSILRPGRWLSEEVYSRELETHHKARILVKALKSSDTIVLIPYPVIVEVAAVTSRLAGKELAEKVVESLKTTKNYIIVYEEEYRDEALKVALQTGSSGFDAYIIALAWDRDALLITDDEPMSKHAETLGVRVVLLRNTNVEDITKQLH; via the coding sequence GTGGTATTAGACTCTAGTGTCCTAGTCAAAAGCATCCTGAGGCCAGGCCGTTGGCTATCCGAGGAAGTCTATAGTAGAGAGCTGGAAACACATCATAAGGCGAGAATCCTTGTGAAGGCACTTAAATCGAGTGATACAATCGTTCTCATCCCGTATCCAGTGATAGTAGAGGTCGCCGCGGTTACATCAAGACTTGCGGGCAAAGAATTAGCGGAAAAGGTAGTTGAATCACTTAAAACAACCAAGAACTATATTATCGTATACGAAGAGGAGTACAGGGATGAAGCATTGAAGGTCGCCCTACAGACGGGCTCCTCGGGCTTTGACGCTTACATTATAGCTCTAGCCTGGGATCGTGACGCCCTCCTCATTACTGACGATGAGCCTATGAGCAAGCATGCAGAAACACTGGGAGTGAGAGTAGTCCTACTACGCAACACAAACGTCGAAGATATAACGAAACAGCTCCATTAA
- a CDS encoding glutathione ABC transporter substrate-binding protein translates to MNRGLSKTAAVLVIIVIVLGIIGAYYAFKPQQPAGGASETAATTTTAPEMTQTTAAGKPAKDTLVVAMGTDIVTLDLHDASDNPSYMVGRMIYEYLVELDENMNIKPGLATSWEVKDNGTVWVFHLRKGVKFQDGTPFNATAVKVNFDRLLTQKLKRSSLFTPFIKEVKVVDDYTVEFILKRPFGAFLYHLAHGAAAIMSPKSILSGDPAKHPVGTGPYMLEEWVPGDRIVLKAFDGYWNKDKAPKFKKVIFKIVPDDQTRMRLLQSGDVDIALRIPPQYVKELNATEGITVLVKPTNRVIFIGMNNLVPPLNDKRVRQALNYAVDKDAIIKNVLFGLGEPATSPIAPLTHGYCKAGEYKYDPDKAKQLLAQAGWTDRDNDGVLENSQGEELHLTLWTPRGRYVGDYEMAQAVQQYLQAIGIKVDLQVWEWASYVKELFKGPNETKRELFLIGWAPSTGDADWGLRPLFYSKMWAPKGANMWFYKNDAVDELIEKQMTLLGDQRLQALCQVQKLIWDDAPTIFMVVMYDSLGMKDNVKGVVYLPTEIVVLKYAYWEG, encoded by the coding sequence TTGAATAGGGGTCTATCTAAAACCGCGGCAGTACTCGTAATAATAGTAATCGTCCTGGGCATAATAGGGGCATACTACGCGTTCAAGCCCCAGCAACCCGCTGGCGGCGCCAGCGAGACCGCGGCGACAACAACCACTGCTCCAGAAATGACCCAGACAACAGCCGCAGGCAAGCCCGCTAAGGACACCCTAGTCGTGGCGATGGGGACTGATATAGTCACACTGGACCTGCATGACGCGAGTGATAACCCATCATACATGGTTGGAAGAATGATCTACGAATACCTTGTAGAGTTGGACGAGAACATGAATATAAAGCCGGGCCTCGCGACGAGCTGGGAGGTCAAGGACAATGGAACGGTATGGGTTTTCCACCTACGTAAGGGTGTAAAGTTCCAAGACGGGACCCCCTTCAACGCTACAGCAGTGAAGGTAAACTTCGATAGGCTACTAACCCAGAAGCTAAAGAGGAGCAGCTTGTTCACGCCATTCATAAAAGAGGTGAAGGTTGTAGACGACTATACAGTAGAGTTCATACTAAAGAGGCCCTTCGGCGCCTTCCTCTACCACCTAGCCCATGGCGCGGCCGCGATTATGAGCCCCAAGTCAATACTCTCAGGGGATCCGGCGAAGCATCCTGTCGGGACAGGGCCCTACATGCTAGAGGAGTGGGTCCCCGGAGATAGGATAGTGTTGAAGGCGTTCGACGGATACTGGAACAAAGACAAGGCGCCTAAGTTCAAGAAAGTGATATTCAAGATTGTGCCAGACGACCAGACACGGATGAGACTCCTCCAGAGCGGAGACGTAGACATAGCCCTGAGGATACCCCCACAATACGTCAAGGAGCTCAATGCTACCGAGGGTATAACTGTGCTTGTAAAGCCCACGAACAGGGTAATCTTCATCGGCATGAACAACCTTGTGCCGCCGCTGAACGATAAGAGGGTCAGGCAAGCTCTCAACTATGCAGTGGATAAGGATGCTATAATCAAGAACGTGTTATTCGGATTGGGCGAGCCAGCCACGTCTCCGATAGCCCCGTTGACACACGGTTACTGCAAGGCGGGAGAGTACAAGTACGATCCAGACAAGGCCAAGCAGCTGCTAGCACAGGCTGGATGGACCGACCGGGACAACGACGGGGTACTTGAGAACAGCCAGGGAGAGGAGCTGCACTTAACGCTATGGACCCCTAGAGGCCGCTACGTTGGAGACTATGAGATGGCGCAGGCTGTTCAGCAGTACCTACAGGCTATTGGCATAAAAGTCGACCTACAGGTGTGGGAGTGGGCCAGCTACGTGAAGGAGCTGTTCAAGGGGCCTAATGAGACTAAGAGAGAGCTGTTCCTGATAGGATGGGCTCCGAGCACTGGAGACGCGGATTGGGGGCTTAGACCCCTCTTCTACTCGAAGATGTGGGCTCCAAAGGGCGCTAACATGTGGTTCTACAAGAATGATGCCGTCGACGAGCTGATAGAGAAGCAGATGACTCTGCTGGGAGACCAGAGACTCCAGGCGCTGTGCCAGGTCCAGAAGCTGATATGGGACGATGCACCTACGATATTCATGGTTGTCATGTACGACTCCCTCGGGATGAAGGATAACGTGAAGGGAGTAGTCTATCTGCCGACCGAGATAGTCGTGCTGAAGTACGCCTACTGGGAGGGCTAG
- a CDS encoding ABC transporter ATP-binding protein, with amino-acid sequence MTGELLVVRNLKKYFTVKEGLRKTRTLKAVDDVSFTLERGRTLGLIGESGSGKTTLGKTVIRLYTPTSGKILFDGDDITFLPRKELRRYRKRMQIVYQDPYSSLNPRMRIKDVIGRPMKIHKLVSSERELVDSVKRLLEEVGLPSDVINRYPHELSGGQRQRVAIARALATEPDLIVLDEPTSALDVSVQAQILDLLKRIQRKRKTSYIFISHDIAVVNYMSDYIAVMYMGMVVESGPSEDLISNPLHPYTRMLIGVIPRPDPRNRIEVSSEDLGEPKLPLDPPPICRYHDRCKSRLPVCGARMPPEIRVRGDRIVRCWLYSEKQETRTTPPRR; translated from the coding sequence GTGACTGGCGAGCTCTTGGTTGTAAGGAACCTGAAGAAATACTTCACCGTCAAGGAGGGCCTGAGGAAGACTAGGACCCTTAAGGCGGTTGACGACGTCAGTTTCACCCTGGAGAGGGGAAGGACGCTCGGGCTGATCGGCGAGAGTGGAAGCGGCAAGACCACCCTGGGGAAGACGGTCATCAGGCTCTACACCCCAACCAGCGGCAAGATACTATTTGACGGCGACGACATAACCTTCCTGCCCAGGAAGGAGCTGAGGAGATACCGTAAGAGGATGCAGATCGTATACCAAGACCCTTATTCGAGCCTCAACCCCCGTATGAGGATCAAAGACGTCATAGGAAGGCCTATGAAGATCCACAAACTAGTCTCCAGCGAGAGAGAACTCGTCGATAGCGTGAAGAGGCTGTTGGAGGAGGTAGGCCTGCCGAGCGACGTCATAAACAGGTACCCCCACGAACTGTCCGGGGGGCAGAGGCAGAGGGTCGCTATAGCCAGGGCGCTCGCCACAGAGCCGGATCTAATAGTCCTGGACGAGCCGACCAGCGCCCTAGACGTATCAGTACAAGCCCAGATCCTGGACTTGCTCAAAAGGATACAGCGGAAGAGGAAGACCTCCTATATCTTCATAAGCCACGATATAGCTGTCGTCAACTACATGAGCGACTATATAGCGGTAATGTACATGGGGATGGTGGTCGAGTCGGGGCCTTCCGAGGACCTCATATCAAACCCGCTACACCCCTACACGAGGATGCTCATAGGAGTCATACCACGGCCAGACCCGCGGAACAGGATAGAAGTATCCAGCGAAGACCTAGGAGAGCCAAAGCTACCACTAGACCCGCCGCCCATATGCCGGTACCACGATAGATGCAAGTCAAGGCTCCCCGTCTGTGGCGCGAGGATGCCCCCAGAAATCCGAGTCCGCGGAGACAGGATCGTCAGGTGCTGGCTATACTCGGAGAAACAGGAAACCCGGACGACCCCGCCTAGGAGATAG
- a CDS encoding PIN domain-containing protein produces the protein MRVFVDTSIILAFLAGQDDRALEIIRGVERREITGYINPLVIDEAIYEYLRLATGLSARRIREAASKGSYLELH, from the coding sequence ATGAGGGTCTTCGTGGACACTAGTATCATACTAGCATTCCTCGCAGGCCAGGACGATAGAGCACTAGAAATCATTAGGGGAGTCGAGAGGCGCGAGATAACCGGCTATATCAACCCCCTGGTGATTGACGAGGCCATCTACGAGTATCTGCGTTTAGCCACTGGGCTAAGCGCTAGGAGGATAAGGGAAGCTGCTAGCAAGGGCTCTTATCTGGAGTTACACTAA
- a CDS encoding antitoxin family protein, translated as MSKVIRVRYEKGVLRLLEPLRLKEGEEAQIVIQQSESVAKKFYGIARRHRPDLGREEFIRVLEEVEDEGLRGH; from the coding sequence TTGTCAAAGGTCATACGTGTGAGATATGAGAAGGGAGTACTAAGGCTTCTTGAGCCTCTAAGGCTCAAGGAGGGCGAGGAGGCTCAAATAGTCATACAGCAGAGTGAATCTGTAGCCAAGAAGTTCTATGGCATCGCTAGGAGGCACAGGCCAGATCTCGGGAGGGAGGAGTTCATAAGGGTTCTAGAGGAGGTAGAGGATGAGGGTCTTCGTGGACACTAG
- a CDS encoding FprA family A-type flavoprotein, with translation MTTYRVEEIDRGFYVLRVNDRYTRFFESLWEIPEGITYNAYLLVTGEGAVLFDGWKKTYAGLFIDALSQVIDAGDLKYVVVDHMEPDHSGSLEEVARWAPHARILGHPMAGRMMKAYPRAMNNFKPVKDGEVLEVGGERIRFIHTPWLHWPETMMSWLEDRRILVTCDAFGGYGIPYGLFDDECTRWEEALRAMQKYVVTVIGHYRDWITRNLEKLASLDIHPRLIAPAHGLIWRSNPEKVISVYRDLALAKPRKGKILIVSASMYGTVETLIRRITCNLTRNGYYPVTYSFTDSTRPNVSDILTDAVDSEAIVVAAPTYEADIFPLIRYVVEEICWKVGDGKKIVIVSSYGWGSMAARNLKKIFDKCKYSVVESIEYNSVGPNAITVEEAEEISRRIVESLRG, from the coding sequence TTGACGACTTATAGGGTTGAGGAGATTGATAGGGGCTTCTATGTCTTGAGGGTTAACGATAGGTATACTAGGTTCTTTGAGTCTCTTTGGGAGATACCGGAGGGGATAACGTATAACGCGTATCTGCTGGTCACGGGTGAGGGGGCTGTCTTATTCGATGGATGGAAGAAGACGTATGCGGGCCTGTTCATAGATGCGTTGTCTCAGGTCATTGATGCTGGCGATTTGAAGTATGTGGTCGTGGACCACATGGAGCCTGACCATTCGGGTAGCCTAGAGGAGGTGGCTCGCTGGGCGCCCCATGCCAGGATCCTGGGCCACCCGATGGCTGGTAGGATGATGAAGGCGTATCCGAGGGCTATGAATAACTTCAAGCCTGTCAAGGATGGTGAGGTCCTTGAAGTCGGCGGCGAGAGGATAAGGTTCATACACACGCCATGGCTGCACTGGCCGGAGACCATGATGTCGTGGCTGGAGGACCGGAGGATTCTCGTGACGTGCGACGCCTTCGGGGGATACGGTATACCATACGGGCTCTTCGACGACGAGTGTACCAGGTGGGAGGAGGCGTTGAGGGCCATGCAGAAGTACGTTGTAACGGTCATAGGCCACTATAGGGACTGGATCACGAGGAACCTGGAGAAGCTGGCCAGCCTCGACATCCACCCTAGACTGATAGCCCCGGCCCACGGGCTCATATGGAGGAGCAACCCCGAGAAGGTCATCTCGGTCTACAGGGATCTGGCCCTAGCCAAGCCGCGCAAGGGGAAGATCCTCATAGTCTCAGCCTCGATGTACGGGACGGTGGAGACCCTCATAAGGAGGATAACCTGCAACCTGACGAGGAACGGCTACTACCCGGTGACCTACAGCTTCACAGACTCGACGAGGCCCAACGTCTCAGACATACTGACCGATGCCGTGGACTCGGAGGCAATAGTAGTGGCGGCCCCGACCTACGAGGCCGACATATTCCCCCTGATAAGGTATGTTGTAGAGGAGATATGCTGGAAGGTTGGTGACGGCAAGAAGATCGTGATAGTGTCGAGCTACGGATGGGGTAGCATGGCGGCTAGGAACCTCAAGAAGATCTTCGACAAGTGCAAGTATAGCGTGGTGGAGTCCATAGAGTACAACTCGGTGGGCCCCAACGCTATAACGGTAGAGGAGGCCGAGGAGATTAGTAGGAGGATTGTGGAGTCGCTCCGTGGATAG
- a CDS encoding ABC transporter permease, whose amino-acid sequence MASMSQYLFKRFIFLIITLIGASFIVFMIIHLLPGDPARILAGPEATEQEVEMIRRQLGLDKPLLIQYIDFMERIVRGDFGRSIITGKPVGELIRYRFINTLKLALVGITISSIIGIPLGVVAALNRNKWIDQAVMGFAILGVSTPIFVIAIFLMLVFTVKYHIFPATSVTGEITFKHLILPGIALALYGAAPIARMTRATTLEVLGQEHVTVARAFGLPERLVIYKYTLRNALIPVVTVIGLIFGYLLAGAVITETVFAYPGLGRLLIDAIFSRDYPLVQIGILFVAATFAIVNTIVDILYMLIDPRIRISGGR is encoded by the coding sequence ATGGCATCGATGTCACAATACCTTTTTAAAAGATTTATTTTTCTTATTATAACTCTTATAGGCGCGTCCTTCATAGTCTTCATGATCATCCACCTCCTACCCGGCGATCCAGCCCGTATACTAGCCGGCCCGGAAGCTACAGAGCAGGAGGTGGAAATGATACGACGCCAGCTAGGACTAGACAAGCCCCTCCTAATCCAGTACATCGACTTCATGGAGCGTATAGTTAGAGGCGACTTCGGCAGGAGCATAATAACCGGCAAGCCAGTCGGAGAACTCATACGATACAGGTTCATAAACACGTTGAAGCTGGCGCTCGTCGGCATCACCATATCCTCAATCATCGGCATTCCACTAGGCGTGGTGGCAGCACTCAACAGGAACAAATGGATCGACCAGGCCGTCATGGGCTTCGCAATCCTGGGCGTGTCGACGCCGATATTCGTGATAGCGATATTCCTCATGCTCGTATTCACTGTAAAGTACCACATATTCCCGGCCACCAGCGTTACAGGCGAGATAACCTTCAAGCACCTCATACTCCCGGGTATAGCGTTAGCCCTCTATGGAGCCGCGCCGATAGCGAGGATGACTAGGGCGACCACGCTCGAAGTGCTGGGCCAGGAGCACGTAACCGTGGCCCGCGCATTCGGCTTGCCCGAGAGGCTGGTCATATACAAGTACACGTTGAGGAACGCCTTGATACCGGTTGTTACAGTGATAGGACTGATCTTCGGGTACCTGCTCGCTGGCGCCGTGATAACTGAGACGGTCTTCGCGTATCCGGGGCTGGGTAGGCTGTTGATCGACGCGATATTCTCCAGGGACTATCCATTAGTCCAGATAGGTATATTGTTCGTAGCCGCCACGTTCGCCATAGTCAACACCATAGTAGACATACTCTACATGTTGATTGATCCCAGGATAAGGATCTCCGGTGGTAGGTAA
- a CDS encoding antitoxin family protein has protein sequence MSKVIRARYEKGVLKPLEPLELREGEEVRIQVLPEEFPELVDKVSVEASGDVDKILREARERWKRWY, from the coding sequence TTGTCTAAAGTTATCAGAGCCAGGTATGAGAAGGGTGTGCTCAAACCCTTGGAGCCTTTAGAGCTTCGGGAAGGCGAGGAGGTCAGGATCCAAGTACTGCCTGAGGAGTTCCCGGAGCTGGTGGATAAGGTTAGCGTAGAGGCTAGCGGGGATGTTGACAAGATTCTTAGGGAGGCTCGTGAGCGTTGGAAGAGGTGGTATTAG
- a CDS encoding ABC transporter ATP-binding protein, translated as MALLEVRNLSVTYITDEGEVYALDNASISIEKGEIVSLVGESGSGKSTMARSIMRLLPSYARVDSGVVLFKGRNLLELDEDEMNKIRGSEISMIFQEPNTALNPVFKIKDFMTDVYLAHNPDATKKEAIERSIELLREVRIPSPEKVLERYPHELSGGMKQRVLIATSLLNNPDLLIADEPTSALDVSVQAQIIALLKRLQERNKMSVLFITHNLAVAAQISDRIIVMYAGMVMEDSPVYDLFEEPLHPYTKLLLKVIPRIGSEKLEPLPGSIPDLRHKITGCPFKDRCPYAREECGKRPPPVTIGGRRRVYCWLYGGE; from the coding sequence ATGGCTCTTCTCGAAGTGAGGAACCTCTCGGTAACATACATCACCGACGAGGGCGAGGTCTACGCGTTAGACAATGCCTCGATAAGCATAGAGAAGGGCGAGATAGTCAGCCTAGTGGGGGAGTCTGGTAGCGGTAAGAGCACTATGGCGCGTTCGATCATGAGACTACTCCCATCCTATGCAAGGGTCGATAGCGGCGTCGTATTGTTTAAGGGCAGGAACCTGCTTGAACTCGACGAGGACGAGATGAACAAGATCAGGGGCTCCGAGATAAGCATGATCTTCCAAGAACCCAATACAGCGTTAAACCCGGTATTCAAAATAAAGGATTTCATGACAGACGTCTACCTTGCCCACAACCCAGACGCAACCAAGAAAGAAGCCATAGAGAGGTCCATCGAGCTACTGAGAGAGGTCCGGATACCGAGCCCTGAGAAGGTGTTAGAGCGGTACCCCCACGAGCTGAGCGGCGGCATGAAGCAAAGAGTACTCATAGCAACGAGCCTCCTGAACAACCCCGACCTGCTGATCGCAGACGAGCCGACCAGTGCCCTAGACGTATCAGTACAAGCCCAGATAATAGCCCTCCTCAAGAGGCTCCAAGAGAGGAATAAGATGAGTGTGCTCTTCATCACCCATAATCTCGCAGTCGCGGCGCAGATCTCGGATAGGATAATAGTCATGTATGCCGGCATGGTGATGGAGGACTCTCCGGTATACGATTTATTCGAGGAGCCACTACACCCCTACACAAAGCTACTCCTCAAGGTAATACCAAGGATAGGATCAGAGAAGCTGGAACCCCTCCCAGGCTCGATACCCGACCTGAGACACAAGATAACAGGGTGCCCCTTCAAGGACAGATGCCCATACGCGAGGGAGGAATGCGGCAAGAGGCCGCCGCCAGTCACCATCGGGGGGAGAAGGAGGGTCTATTGCTGGCTGTACGGAGGGGAATAG
- a CDS encoding antitoxin family protein, translating into MSKVIRVRYERGVLKPLEPVELQEGEELVVFIRKHRVSEVLDKYVGLFGKASVEELRGYEEEAQAQ; encoded by the coding sequence GTGTCCAAGGTCATTAGAGTAAGATATGAAAGAGGTGTGCTGAAGCCTTTAGAGCCGGTGGAACTCCAGGAAGGAGAGGAGCTAGTAGTCTTCATACGCAAGCACAGAGTAAGCGAAGTGCTCGATAAATATGTTGGGTTATTCGGTAAGGCTTCCGTAGAAGAGCTCAGGGGGTATGAGGAGGAGGCTCAAGCACAGTGA
- a CDS encoding ABC transporter permease, whose amino-acid sequence MKLELSPQTRLLMRKLWRNRSFKIGFPLVILFIVLGLIAPYVAPYNPVKGNLSEALQPPGRSHWFGTDQLGRDIFSRTLYGARVSLIVAFTGILLAVIAGVLYGAVSGFLGGSVDEVLMRFIDILLAFPDILLAILVAAIVGPGLLNVIVAIGAYNFPQFARITRGAVLAVKELEYVEAAEAIGESRLSILFRYILPNSMYPVIVHGTLRTGASILTAAALSFLGLGVQPPTPEWGAMINEAMKYLDIAPQMWIFPGLFLTITVLGFNLMGDGLNDVLNPRIKE is encoded by the coding sequence ATGAAGCTGGAGTTATCACCGCAGACCAGGCTCCTGATGAGAAAGTTATGGCGTAACAGGAGCTTCAAGATAGGCTTCCCACTAGTAATACTATTCATCGTATTGGGCCTGATAGCCCCCTACGTGGCGCCATACAATCCAGTTAAAGGGAACCTCAGCGAGGCACTGCAACCCCCAGGGAGGAGCCACTGGTTCGGGACAGACCAGTTGGGTAGAGACATATTCAGTAGGACCCTGTATGGTGCTAGGGTGAGCTTGATAGTAGCTTTCACAGGCATACTATTGGCTGTGATAGCCGGGGTATTGTATGGCGCGGTCTCGGGTTTCCTGGGCGGGAGCGTGGACGAGGTGCTTATGAGATTCATAGATATACTGCTAGCGTTCCCCGACATACTACTGGCAATCCTTGTGGCGGCCATCGTCGGGCCCGGGCTCCTCAACGTGATAGTGGCTATTGGGGCATACAATTTCCCCCAGTTCGCTAGAATAACAAGGGGCGCCGTCCTGGCGGTTAAGGAGCTAGAGTATGTTGAAGCGGCAGAGGCTATAGGAGAGTCTAGGCTGTCCATACTCTTCAGGTATATCCTTCCAAACAGCATGTACCCTGTAATCGTCCACGGCACGCTGAGGACTGGGGCGAGCATACTTACCGCGGCCGCGTTGAGCTTCCTAGGCCTCGGAGTTCAGCCTCCTACACCGGAGTGGGGCGCTATGATTAACGAGGCAATGAAATACCTGGACATCGCCCCGCAGATGTGGATATTCCCCGGGCTCTTCCTAACGATAACAGTGCTCGGATTCAATCTAATGGGAGACGGGCTCAACGATGTACTGAACCCGAGGATAAAGGAGTAA